The Fusarium poae strain DAOMC 252244 chromosome 2, whole genome shotgun sequence nucleotide sequence GCTTGCGTCGCACCTTGAGCGCTAGTCGGAAGGAATGGATGAGCAGCATCTCCGAGTAACACGATACGCCCTTTCTGGCTGATCCATGTCGGTAACGGGTCACGATATACGAGCTTCCAATCCACGACTGAAGGTGTCTTCTCGACAATTGCTCGGCAAGTAGGGTCCCAGTCCTTGAGAAGGTCCAGGACTTCTTCGATCTTACCGGGAAATGACCACGACTCATCAATGTCATGGTCATCTTTATGTGTCAGAACCCAGCAGCAGTCTTTTCCACCCTTGAGGGTTGAAAACAAGAAGTGGACATCTTGACCAATCCAGCCGTTAAAGGTATCGCCGTTCTCGCAGAACTCCTTTGTTCGAGCATCTTGTATCATGTCTTTGTTTGAGAACCTGGAGACCCTGATCAGCTGTCTTGCTATCTTTTGTTTAACATCGATCACATACCAAGCTCTCCAAATAGCGTACCCACTGCTCTTGGGCTTATCAACATAGCCCAGAACGAGTTCCCTCGCTTTGGACCTAACGCCATCAGCACCAATCACGACATCACCAAGAATCTAAGCCAATTTTAGCTGAGTAGACCTATGAAGCTGGGAGATGAAAACCTTTTCTCCGCTCTTCAAAATGATACCAGCATTTGTCTCATTCTCAAAATACTCGGATACTCGCTGGCCAAGGTGAATGGGAATGCCAAGCTCATCGCGTGCATAGTTGAAGATTATCTCATGAAGCTCGCCTCTATGGCCATTCAAAACTGGAGCCTCAGGATTCGGCGGTGGTCGCTTCTGGTGGTAGACAACCTCACCAGTGTCCCATTTGTGAATTCGGAAGCCGTAGTCCTGTATGTTGATGCACAACGGACGCAGTCTGGCTACGACTTTGCCGTCGGACCATCGGTGAAAGATCCTACCGGCGTTTCCGCCAAAGGATATGATGTCACCAAGAACTTTGAGCTCAGGGAAGGACTCATAGATCTCGACATCGTGGCCTTGCCGATGACATTCGATGGCGGCTGTCAATCCGCCGAATCCAGCACCAACAATGATGACTTTGATACCTGACTTGCTCGCCGACATGATCTAGATGAAAATATGCGGATATGGGTTGCAACTACGTGAGCAACTTCGTACGTAGCTTAAGTCATGTTCAATATAAGTCGGATGCCATTATCCTTGCCAGGTAAGCCGAGGTTTGTATATCCGGACTGTTCCCCGCACACGTCGGATCAGATCTGCATTGGCAACCAGAATCCTTCAATGGACCAACAAACCCAATTGGTCATGCTATTGTAATAAACTCTAGATAATACCGGCATTGAAGTTTGGTTCCTACAACAGAAGCAGCCAATGAGTGTTGCTAGGCATGGTTCTAATCGTGCATTAGGACGTTTTGTTGGAAGCGAGCTTTGACTGAAGGATATCCCATGACCTTGCAATCGCTAGTTTCTCCATGGGCCATATATCAGTATATGGTGTCTCATCTTCAGCTGCCAGAAAGCAATATAGCTTGGCGTCTGAGATCTTCTGCAAGATGAATCATGGAATGGGCAACCCCCGCAGTCTTGGCTGTCATGTAATTGCTTTGTCAGTCCTTGTCGGTGACAATGCGCCGATGGAAATGACCGCGGCAAGTAGGTCGGCAATTGAGGTTGTATCAAAGATCCTGTTCATCACTTGGCAAGGTGCTGATTGGCGAATAGCAGGTTGACACTGCATGCAACAAGGCCAGCCATGTCGCGGAAttgagatgaagatggggTGGAAGAAATGCTTGAGACAGAGTCTAGACCCCCCTTGAGGCTTGTCTGTCGCGTGAAGAAACCTCATGGTTTTTCTTTGATTAGAAGGCTGATTGACGAGTTACCGTATTCTCCCAAAGCACTGAGTGATGGTCGACTGGACTACCCTTCGCCAAGTAACACGACCAGCAAGCAAGCACATCGGATATGTTTATCCCAACAAAGTCTCGGTTATGCACCCCGCACCCCGCATATCGGTTAGGGATGAAAGCGCCCGCCTGTAGTCTCGCTAGTAAGAGATCTGCATATTACGACGAATCTAGTATAGTGCAAACCTCTTCTCGAGGTTGAGGTTCAGATATGAAAGCAAGGGTAGATGCAGGTCTTTCGAACCCGATTTCAAGCTGACAAGCTCCCTCTCAACACCTCAGCATACACTTGGGAGCAATGACTGCTGCAGAAACAGACACCATTCGCGCCCATTGGCGATGCTTCGTCGCCTGTGGAATCATCGTCCTGTCTCCCTTCCAGTATGGCCTCGACTTTGGTCTTATCGGAGGACTACAAGCCATGCCTGGGTTTCTCCAGGTGAGCCTCAAAGAGACATACCGTACAGGAATCGATCCGTGATATACTGACACAGACCTCCACTGTACAGGTCTACGGCTACCAAGACCCAAAAACCGCAATCGGGTGGAACATCTCGACCACTAGACAACAGCTCATCTCTTCGTTGATGACATTGGGTGCTTTTATAAGCTCCAGTCTTGCTGGGTTTGTGGCGGCGAAACTTGGCCGGAAGACGTGTCTTTGGCTTGCCTGTATACTTTGTGCTGTTTCGAATGTCATCATGATGGCTACGACTGACATTGGCCCGCTATATCTTGGCAGACTACTCATCGGTTTGGCAAATGGGTACTTCATGACCTTTTCGCAACTCTACATCCAGGAGACCAGCCCCGCCAAGTACAGAGGATTATTCTTGACTGCATTTCATTTATGCACAACCTTTGTAAGTCTTAAAAGCACTCGCTGACAGGCTTGGTGGGCTAAATTCTGTTATAAAGGGCACACTCGTAGGTACGATCATCGATTGGACAACTGCCAAGCGCCCAGATCGATCTGCATATCTTATTCCTCTTGGAATGATTTACATTGTTCCTGTCGTCATATCCATTTCCCTCTGGTTCATCCCTGAGTCTCCACGATGGCTTATTCTACAAGGGCGTTACGATGATGGTCTCAAGTCGCTGGGTTGGTTGAGGCCCAAAGGAGCAGATGTGGAAGCGGAGCTGGCTGAGATTCGCCAAGCCATTGACGCAGAGAAGGCCATGGCCAGCGGCGTCGGAGTACTGGACATGTCCAAAAGCCCCATCGACAGAAGACGCACCATGATATCAGTATGCGCAGTTCTTCTACAAGCTGCCTCGGGCTCCATGTTTATTATTGGTGAGTAGTGAGTGACCTGTACTTGCTCTGATATGCTTCTGATCAGATTACGACAGCCTTCAAGGCCTACTTCTTCGCCATGGCAAAGGTAGAAGACCCTTTTGCAATGAGCAACGTCCTTAGCACGGCAGGTATGACTGCGACTATCATCAATGCCTTCATCGTAGTTCGGTATGGACGACGTCGCGTCCTCTTGCTTGGCGGTCTTACTATAGCTGGCTTCTTTCAGCTCATATTTGCGGTTGTTTATGACAGAAACCCAGGCCAGATTGTTACTGGCAAGGTACTTGTTGCACTTTCGTGCTTGTATATGGTGGCATATAATGTAAGTGATCTTGAACCAACAGGAACGACCGGAATACTGATCGTTGATAAAAGGGCATGATTGCTCCTTACTCATGGCTCGTTGCTGGAGAAATTCCGTCACAGCGCCTTCGAAGTTACACCTTTGGCCTTGCGGCagccgccgggtttcttggaGCTTGGCTCATCACCTTTACAGCACCATATTTCATTAACCCAAGCGCACTAAACTGGGGTCCCCGATATGGATATATCTGGTTTCCTTCGTGCATGGTTTGCGTTGTTTGGGTGTACTTTTTCCTACCAGAAGTCAAGGGTCGTACTCTTGAGGAGATAGATGCCATGGTATGTTATAAACATGCATTACGCCTTGTCTGTGGGTTGACTGACCGTCTTCGTCTCATAGTTCAATGAAAGACTGCCAGCAAGAAGGTTCCGGACCTATCATGTACCACAGAATGTTGCTGGGGAAAATGTGGGAAAGTCAAGCATTGAGTTAAGAGTAGTTGAGTCAGAGAGGGTCTAGGAAGAGTTGAAATCTATGGAACATCCGCCATTGCGGAGGTCAAATTGCAAACATTATTCATATATACTTCTGACTTGCTACACTACTTTGATACTAGGGAGGCTCGCACCAAACATCTGTGTTGTTTAAATTTATTGGTTAATTAATCTGCAGAGATcaataaggaaataatataCGACTACGCGCGCAGTTCGGTTTCAGTACCATCCCTTGCAGTCGCACTCACGCTCCTCAGTACGAGTTAGCCGTACCATAACCTGTCCAGACCCAAGACAATCTGTACATGGGCATAGTTGTCCGCCATTATAACGACTAGAGGACTCTTCACAATGAACGGTATGTTCAGACCCATTGCAGTGGGCCCGCCGGTTCATACATTCCTCGAGTTCGATGTACGGTACCTCAACCCGGTACGTTCCTCTGCCTCGGCAATACTCACAGTTGGGGTCAAATCTCTCTTTTGACCCCTGCCTATTTCCCTGGGAGCCAGCATATAAGGGATTGGACATGTCGAGTTAAGAATAATGAAATATTGGTCGAGCTTGAGTTGTTCTTTATTTAGCAGCAGGAAGACTTTGTTCTTTAATGCGTAGATATCATCATCGATAATTTGGACTTTAAATAGATCAGAGCGCGTGTTATTCACGGGTCATCATTCTATACAAATTTTTTCGAAGTCGAAATCGAATCGCTGTCAAGAACATATCTACATGTCCAGTTTCACACATCAGATTTACAGACTTAACCCCGAAGATAACGTGGAAATTTCAGCTCCAGTCCGATTTCAAGGAAAGGTAGAAGTTTGCCGAATCACCACTTGATACAATTACGAGAAAGCAATCAGGTCGTCATAATGAATCAAGTATATTCTACCTCATATACCTCTCATCCTTGCCCCTGACAATTGAAAAAGGATTGACCACACATTCACAAGGAAAAGCCCCTTGTTAGACTTTGGTAACTGACGTGACCGAAAATTATGAAATGGATCCAAACAAGTTTGTGATTCATTATAAGCTACCTCGATTGCTATTGAAAGATGACCAATTCACGAAAACAGGACAAGTGTTTACAAGTCAACAATACAATATAAAGATAGAACAAAATTCGAGTTCCACTCTGAACGAAACGTTGAAATAGAATTAAGTCCATGCCGAGCACCCGGACTCGTATATCTTGATCCTTTGGAATCTGTCGCATCTCATTTGTTCCTTACATCTTGGCATTCTGACTCGTGCTCTCGGCTGTGTCCCAACTCAAACTAGTTGATGAGCGGCTCAAATCTGACAGATGATGACCCAAAATACGAATAGCACTAGCTAAGTCGGATTCATCATTGGTCGGTAGGTTTGTGAGTTGCATCGTATTCGAATATGATCGACATGCATGCGTTGATATAGCCCAGACGCAATTCCTGTAACTGGGGTAGCTTATTTACACTATAGCAATGCGTCAGAATCGGGTCAACAAGTGCTGACCATCGATAACTGTGACGTTGGAAATTTCCCAGATTGGTAGAATGGACCGCAGGCCTCAATAATCTAAAAATAACCGAATCCTCCCTGAAGTTGGTCTGGGTTCAGATCAtaagaatttataaaagACCCTGACACTTCTTCCTAAGGAGACAAGCCGCTCCTCGTAAACATAAATTCAATTTCGCAAACACACAGACTTATTAAACGCTAAAAATATCATGTATTTCACCAGCCTTTTCACCACTGCCATGTTCACTCTTGCTGCTACCGCAGCTGCAGCTCCTGTCCCAGACACCTACTTCGCAAAAGCCAGTGTCTTCGCGATCAATAAAGTAGAAAACGCCTACAAATCAGTCGAGGTCCCCTTGGGAAAGGTGACACACATGGACTATCAACTTACCAGCCTCGAGCTCCGCGGTGTTGGGTTCCTTCTCCCCGATGGCCAGAACGTTGATCCTCAAGACATCACATGCCAGATGTACAAGGACGAGTTTGGTACTCAGCCCGGAAGTGCTGCTTTCAACATGGAGACGCCCGCACATGTCAGCCTCTTGAACCCTGTTGAGTTTGGATGGGTACTGTGCTATGTCAACGTTAACGGAGCCTGAGATCTTGGGGAGAGAGTTCGGGTACCCTTGGGCTGAACAATGGGATAGGTGATAGGCAAACACATTGGTCAATGTTGCTTTAGCTTTGTTATGTTATTTTACTGGGAAGATGTATAGGATTCGCTCATTACAATGAAATCAACATAGTCGCTATGGGTTAGTTGGGAGTTACATTGCTAAATGCTAGATAGTATTCTGTTCTCAAAATATTGGTTTAACAGTCACTCAAGCGCTTTTGGCGCAACTGGTATCGCTATTCTCATAACAGGCATAAACCAAATCGGCTAGCAGCAGTGATGCCGTCGTTGTTTCACGCATGAAAAGCACGCCAGCCTTGTTGTTCAAGAGGTCCTTCTTCAAACTAACATAGAGTAAATCCCTCGGTATCTTTCACTGTAGTGAATTGTAGTAGTTACTTCATGTACAATGTGTTGATGAACAAAACCCCTCGGTCTTGTGCAAAGGGCCGGCTGGCTTTGTGTATGTTTTACGCATTCTCTGTGCCATTGATTAGGAATAAGGATCAGTATTAAAGAAGACCGCTGATGCTTTGAGCTGCAATCCTCTGAATACAATTGTAAATCGACTGTCTTTAAGCTTGCATTAAAGTTATGCAAGCCACATCATGGCACAACTAACAGCCCAATACCCCTGTATTACCCCTGTCACAATTTCATGGTAGCTTCTCCCTTAGCTTTGTCTCTCGCATAATCTCCGTTAGTAGACGGAGGCCTGGCTAATCAGCCTCAGCCGCTCGAAAACATTCCCAATCCTCAAACTACTCAAGGCGCATCTTGGCTACAAGTTGAGACCTTTGGAAGATCAGCAATTGTTACTGGAGAACGATAGCTATGAATCGACGGCGCTCTGTTTCATCTTAGCAATGAGGGTAAGCGGCAACGTTCTTTAGAGGACCGTTTCATAATCCAATATACAAAGTCAGCCACAATCATTTTCCCTTTCTCGACTCACCGTATGGTAAGCAAAACAATCCAGATCCGTTCGATAAGGCAGACTCCATCATCTCAAGAAGCGTTTATATCCGTCCTGGGTCAGTTAGCCTGATGCTGCAAGGgttaaaaacttaattagaaattatttctatagatatttaaaaataatatacttaaaaatattacttttctttatattaaagtcttctttaagaaaaataaagtctattatattaagtatatttataactataaaaaatattttcttataatataaaaatatctatttaagttaaactttatctttttatagtctttttctctttattataattaattaatagatttaaataaaaagattattaacttataaatttataaaataattactttatataattactatctatatagttaataaagactttattaaaaaattattaaataaattaaaaagatttttctttattataatacttattataaaatatatactatttttaaatagtCTTAAGACTaagaaataagtattaaaatatatatttatattatatatttttcttaattaattaataataaattatacttttataataaaataaactatatctttatataatattataatattaaataataatattataattaataagtatattaatatataatttatctttttttattaaaatttaataataataataataaataatcttaaaaattatatattatattaaattcttaaattataataagacttaGGGATAGCTAGGTAAATTCTTAAAGgtaagacttatattaatataagattaaagcttatctctttctttaaaagattataagatttttaaataaatctctttaaagtaagttttaatatatagctaagaaccctttaaagattataaatttaaaccttattataattatatcttttctctataattaataatcttaataattaaaagaaatatttaaattattttattaattaattaataatattaactagctattaaatatacctttttaatttaataataagcttaattataatagaatcctataaaagtaaataaataaaaatatataccctttttaattataataaatctcctttaaaaggccttttttttaagtttctttattttcttattatatttaattctttagtttttcttttatatttataatagcttattaatcttttttaaatactttttattttcttttatatatttccttaatattcttataatacctttatagtataaaaagaatattattacttataagtatattattaatatatagttttaatatattattatttttactttaggtaatattttttatatatattatttttattttataaaaaataccttaattaaagctataaagaaaccttataattaaaaacttattaaagacttcttatttttatataaattctttttttttatatttttatattataattattatattaataaaaaatatatatataaactataagtaatttaatatagttttttatatagtttaaggattaatttaataaggataatatatattctcttttaattaaaaatattattaactttttccttttaaataaatatatttattatttttatattataataaataatataaacctagattttaatttaatttaatatttactttttattaatatttattaaaaattaataaaaattattttaaatctttaaaaggcttttaatatttatctctttatttatacttaagagtattaattaaattctatttataataaatatattaattatattaattactatatatatattttaagctattattaactttttactatttaaaataaactttaccttattaactttataaatatactttctCTAGGGGtctttaaatctattttattaataatttactataatataaagctattatttaaaattaatataattttctttatttaaagctatttaactttatatactttatttaattaatagcctttaaaggctatttaaatagtttagctattattttaaataaagatatttaaattaataataataattaaattatttaaactctAAAGGAAATTCTTATCtaggtttttaatactttttatagtatttaaaggattatttaaattattatctttaataattaagtctaatttaatagtttttattttatatttttaattttttaagctttttttatactttaatattaatattatttatttttaaagtacTCTTtagtatactttatttaggttataaagttatttataaataactttttacttttttttaaagtttatatttattttattttattttttcttataatatttttaaaagctcttaataatctttaaagtatatattatattacttttatttacttattaattatatttatatagttaatctttctatttaattagaaaataaataatctctttaatgtttttctatataaatatacttttaatttcttatttatttttattttcttttaagtttaatattaagaatatattttccttatttttagcttatttttactaAGATTTAAGGagattaatatagaatatattatagattttattatactttttaagtaatataaattaatatatttatttttttattttcttaagaatttaaaataatttaataaaataaaatattagcttttttttcttttctttaaacttaatatttttaataaatagcctaattagttatctctttttaaataatatttttatatattttctattataatatttattttaagccttaataatattttattattaaatctttattttttcttataagtcttaaagcttatttaatttaaggtTTACCTTTAgtatttctttttctatagTTAAGTTTttctaataaatataaaagttaatattatacttaaaaagtataaagaataaaaatacttttattataatactttttatattattataagtaaacttaactatatatagtaaggctatttaatttatttaattcttagctataaagtattaaaaatagtatttaaatatttagtttatatattctatttacttattaatttaaaaataaaatattattaatagcctttataatatatataatttataataaaagtttaattaaaaggtatttataaatatagctttttaattaaaaataatactatttaataaactataatatagcttaatttccttataaaatagagttattagctttaaagtattaatttttaataatataaagaaaaaaaaaataatattttaagaattagtttataattataaagataatattaatatatttatctttatatataataaagagtaatctaataataaagtctattaatagctataatataaattaaaagggTATTAAGagtaatttaa carries:
- a CDS encoding hypothetical protein (TransMembrane:12 (i12-31o69-90i97-116o122-142i154-173o185-207i273-297o309-330i337-357o369-392i404-428o440-458i)) — translated: MTAAETDTIRAHWRCFVACGIIVLSPFQYGLDFGLIGGLQAMPGFLQVYGYQDPKTAIGWNISTTRQQLISSLMTLGAFISSSLAGFVAAKLGRKTCLWLACILCAVSNVIMMATTDIGPLYLGRLLIGLANGYFMTFSQLYIQETSPAKYRGLFLTAFHLCTTFGTLVGTIIDWTTAKRPDRSAYLIPLGMIYIVPVVISISLWFIPESPRWLILQGRYDDGLKSLGWLRPKGADVEAELAEIRQAIDAEKAMASGVGVLDMSKSPIDRRRTMISVCAVLLQAASGSMFIIAFKAYFFAMAKVEDPFAMSNVLSTAGMTATIINAFIVVRYGRRRVLLLGGLTIAGFFQLIFAVVYDRNPGQIVTGKVLVALSCLYMVAYNGMIAPYSWLVAGEIPSQRLRSYTFGLAAAAGFLGAWLITFTAPYFINPSALNWGPRYGYIWFPSCMVCVVWVYFFLPEVKGRTLEEIDAMFNERLPARRFRTYHVPQNVAGENVGKSSIELRVVESERV